In one window of Gossypium arboreum isolate Shixiya-1 chromosome 4, ASM2569848v2, whole genome shotgun sequence DNA:
- the LOC108458863 gene encoding putative disease resistance protein RGA3, with protein MAEALLGAVVNQAVAKVISITADQISLALGFEKQLKRLGETLGMIEAFLQDAEEKQTKNKSVKLWLKRLEDVAYEAVDVLDEFAYEILRRKVEIRNQIRRKVLDFLSSKNSILFRLKMANKIKAILTSLDDLNNLASQFGLQQRARDPITPVPAYGGPKVETISYRGHSNMVGRKHDVSKIVNLLVNPKDKQVVSVVPIVGMAGLGKTTLAKLVYDDLNVKMLFDVKFWVCVSDHLDVKRILKEMLEHFNDQISIPQNKNAMVEKLKQKIEGARGGKDQIKYLLVLDDVWDVTEWKDLKLCLEGTSKNGGNGVIVTTRKEDVASTVQARSDQWHQPERLEDEECWSIIKEHALRDSPISHELEPIGKEIAKQCQGVPLVANVIGGLMSKIQTNGVWGSTESVLEVESVLKLSFHHLSSPSLKKCFAYCAMFPKDYCFEKEELIQLWMAEGFLGSSMAMVDNGNKYLNELLSNSLFQDVTRDTCGNILTFKMHDSVHDLSLSVSKFDALIFQENSSPITNECSHIRHLNVGCDGESLPRMLTIVAPKLYSLFSEINVFKKLPKSFKFKRLRVLKLVGSYYIFALPDSLGELKHLRYLDISRTRIKALPKSSTKLYHLQTLRLLRLLDSFVKFTFPDGLENLISLKHLYFASEKRQPDNIGNLTCLQTLPVFFVGSQRGRSIKELGSLNELRGELEICRLGLVRNKQEANGANLHLKEKLCKLIFDFEGIGGYNNE; from the coding sequence ATGGCAGAAGCTCTTTTGGGTGCTGTTGTGAACCAAGCGGTAGCGAAAGTTATTTCAATTACCGCTGATCAAATCAGCCTTGCATTGGGTTTCGAGAAACAGCTGAAAAGACTCGGTGAGACACTAGGAATGATCGAAGCTTTCTTGCAAGATGCAGAGGaaaagcaaacaaagaataaGTCGGTGAAGTTATGGTTAAAGAGGCTCGAAGATGTTGCTTATGAGGCTGTTGATGTCCTTGATGAGTTTGCTTATGAAATTCTCCGAAGGAAAGTGGAGATTCGGAACCAAATTCGGAGGAAGGTACTCGACTTCCTTTCTTCTAAAAATTCCATTTTATTTCGTCTCAAGATGGCTAATAAAATTAAGGCCATCCTGACATCACTGGATGACCTTAACAACTTGGCCAGTCAATTTGGTCTCCAACAGAGAGCTAGAGATCCTATAACTCCAGTTCCTGCGTATGGAGGACCAAAGGTGGAGACAATATCCTACCGCGGTCACTCAAACATGGTCGGAAGGAAACATGATGTTTCAAAAATAGTTAACCTGTTAGTCAATCCCAAAGATAAGCAGGTTGTCTCTGTTGTGCCTATAGTAGGTATGGCAGGTCTTGGCAAAACTACTTTAGCAAAGCTGGTGTATGatgatttgaatgtgaaaatgCTTTTTGATGTCAAATTCTGGGTGTGTGTTTCTGATCATTTAGATGTCAAGAGGATTTTAAAAGAGATGTTAGAGCATTTTAATGATCAGATCTCAATTCCTCAAAATAAGAATGCAATGGTTGAGAAACTCAAGCAGAAGATTGAAGGGGCCAGAGGAGGAAAGGATCAGATCAAGTATCTTCTTGTACTTGATGATGTATGGGATGTTACGGAATGGAAGGATCTAAAGCTTTGTTTGGAAGGAACCAGTAAAAATGGCGGGAACGGAGTTATTGTGACAACACGCAAAGAAGATGTAGCATCAACAGTGCAAGCACGTTCGGATCAATGGCATCAACCAGAAAGACTAGAAGACGAAGAATGTTGGTCCATTATTAAAGAACATGCACTGAGAGACTCTCCAATATCTCACGAATTAGAGCCTATTGGAAAAGAAATTGCTAAGCAGTGTCAAGGTGTGCCTTTGGTAGCCAACGTTATTGGAGGGTTAATGAGCAAAATTCAAACCAATGGTGTTTGGGGTTCAACAGAAAGTGTATTAGAAGTGGAAAGTGTGTTAAAACTAAGTTTCCATCATTTGTCTTCTCCATCTTTGAAGAAATGTTTTGCGTACTGTGCCATGTTTCCTAAAGATTATTGCTTTGAAAAAGAGGAATTGATCCAACTGTGGATGGCTGAAGGATTTCTTGGCAGCTCTATGGCAATGGTGGATAATGGTAACAAATACTTGAATGAACTTTTATCAAATTCCTTATTCCAAGATGTTACGAGGGACACTTGCGGGAATATTCTCACATTCAAGATGCACGACTCAGTGCATGATTTATCTTTGTCTGTGTCAAagtttgatgctttgattttccAAGAAAATTCCAGTCCCATCACAAATGAGTGTTCTCATATTCGTCATCTCAATGTTGGATGTGATGGGGAATCATTGCCAAGAATGTTGACAATAGTTGCTCCGAAATTATACTCGTTGTTTTCAGAGATTAATGTGTTCAAGAAGCTACCGAAAAGCTTCAAATTCAAAAGATTAAGAGTCCTAAAGTTGGTCGGTTCTTATTATATTTTTGCGTTGCCAGATTCCCTTGGAGAATTGAAGCACTTGAGGTATTTGGACATCTCACGGACTCGTATCAAAGCACTCCCCAAGTCCTCAACCAAACTTTACCATCTCCAAACATTGAGGCTCTTGAGGCTGTTGGATTCTTTTGTGAAATTCACTTTTCCGGATGGATTGGAGAATTTGATAAGCTTGAAGCACTTGTATTTTGCTAGTGAAAAGCGTCAACCAGATAATATTGGAAACCTAACTTGTCTTCAAACATTACCCGTATTTTTTGTGGGTTCACAAAGGGGGCGTTCAATTAAGGAGTTAGGATCCCTAAACGAACTCCGTGGAGAATTGGAGATATGCCGTTTAGGGCTTGTTAGAAACAAACAAGAGGCTAATGGAGCAAATCTACACCTTAAAGAAAAATTATGCAAGTTGATATTTGATTTTGAGGGGATTGGTGGTTATAACAATGAGTAA
- the LOC108458862 gene encoding disease resistance protein RPV1-like has product MESLQPHSNLQSLTVSCYEGNSFPSWMLRPVGDSGLFLLNNLMELNLFDCRNCESLPPLGQLQNLQFLNLRNLREVKSMGNEFYCNQGIDDMNKVIKVFPALKKFTLSRMERLEEWTAMAATKTVMFPCLEELNIWRCPLLKSVPLKGQYLSLESLRISNCRALSKIGDGLSTSTCLKELDLYHLNISLLPDLKGFSSLQNLSIERCAELEVIPITGGFSSLEKLSILFCKKLSKIGDGLSTSTSLKILDLNFCFNLSLFPKLEGFSSLQNLSIQSCNELEVLLITGRCSSLEKVNISSCKKLSKIGDGLSTSTYLKYLHLFGCPNLKPMPSLDGLSSLTELKLENVGEGWSFLLPNMFRSNTSLCSLRILRLPDLIWIPDDSLGRLNCLGELTIGGFSEELQEFPFLSSIQYLSASLRVLVLIGWEKLKSLPSQLQFLTALESLTIQEFQGIEALPEWLGNLSSLSHLYIYSCNKLMYLPSVDVMRSLSKLQEISILRCPQLDTRCERESGPEWSKISHIPGIFINDLRI; this is encoded by the exons ATGGAAAGTCTCCAACCCCACTCAAATTTGCAAAGCTTAACTGTTAGCTGTTATGAAGGCAACAGCTTTCCCTCATGGATGTTAAGACCTGTTGGTGATTCTGGTTTGTTTTTGCTTAACAATTTGATGGAGCTGAATTTGTTCGATTGCCGCAATTGTGAAAGTCTTCCACCTCTGGGCCAATTGCAGAATCTCCAGTTTCTTAATTTGAGAAATCTGCGGGAAGTGAAAAGCATGGGTAATGAATTTTATTGCAACCAAGGTATTGATGATATGAATAAGGTGATCAAGGTGTTTCCTGCATTGAAAAAATTCACCTTAAGTCGGATGGAAAGACTAGAAGAATGGACAGCAATGGCGGCCACAAAGACGGTCATGTTTCCTTGCTTGGAGGAGCTGAATATTTGGCGTTGTCCCTTGTTGAAAAGTGTTCCATTAAAGGGACAATATTTATCTCTTGAAAGTCTTAGAATTTCCAATTGCAGAGCATTAAGCAAGATTGGAGACGGATTATCTACCTCCACTTGTCTCAAAGAATTAGATCTATATCATCTTAATATAAGTTTGCTTCCAGATTTGAAAGGATTTTCCTCTCTTCAAAATCTATCAATTGAAAGGTGCGCTGAGTTGGAAGTTATTCCGATTACCGGGGGATTTTCATCTCTTGAAAAGCTTAGCATTCTCTTTTGCAAAAAATTAAGCAAGATTGGAGACGGATTATCTACCTCCACTTCTCTCAAAATATTAGatctaaatttttgttttaatttaagttTGTTTCCAAAATTGGAAGGATTTTCCTCTCTTCAAAATCTATCAATTCAAAGCTGCAATGAGTTGGAAGTTCTTCTGATAACCGGAAGATGTTCATCTCTTGAAAAAGTTAACATTTCCAGCTGCAAAAAATTAAGCAAGATTGGAGACGGATTATCTACCTCCACTTATCTCAAATATTTACATCTATTTGGTTGTCCTAATTTAAAGCCCATGCCAAGTTTAGATGGACTCTCTTCTCTCACAGAATTAAAATTGGAGAATGTAGGGGAAGGATGGAGTTTTCTGCTACCAAATATGTTTCGATCCAATACTTCCCTTTGCAGTCTAAGAATATTAAGGTTGCCTGATCTGATATGGATTCCAGATGACAGCCTTGGTAGGCTTAATTGCTTGGGAGAATTAACCATTGGTGGTTTCTCAGAAGAGCTGCAGGAATTCCCATTTCTCAGTTCCATTCAATATCTCAGTGCCTCCCTTCGAGTTCTAGTGTTGATTGGTTGGGAAAAGCTGAAGAGTCTTCCCTCCCAACTTCAATTCCTCACTGCCCTTGAATCTTTGACGATACAAGAGTTTCAAGGAATAGAAGCTTTGCCGGAGTGGTTGGGGAATCTCTCTTCTCTAAGCCATCTGTATATCTATTCATGCAATAAACTCATGTACCTGCCTTCTGTAGATGTCATGCGAAGCCTCTCCAAATTACAAGAAATTAGCATTCTACGTTGTCCTCAATTAGATACAAGATGTGAGAGGGAGAGTGGCCCTGAATGGTCCAAGATTTCCCACATTCCAGGAATATTTATTAATGATCTGAG GATTTAG